In a genomic window of Xenopus laevis strain J_2021 chromosome 5S, Xenopus_laevis_v10.1, whole genome shotgun sequence:
- the pax1.S gene encoding paired box 1 S homeolog produces the protein MLQHGMEQNYGEVNQLGGVFVNGRPLPNAIRLRIVELAQLGIRPCDISRQLRVSHGCVSKILARYNETGSILPGAIGGSKPRVTTPTVVKHIRDYKQGDPGIFAWEIRDRLLADNVCDKYNVPSVSSISRILRNKIGNLSQPNQYESPKQSPSQPTLPYNPLYQYPYPNPISPGSTKGGSHHPGVHMPTGHVNIARQWPSAHSVNNILGIRYGFMDQSPIAGTEGSVYSPKMEDWASVNRSGFPGSQNMNGLEKSVVEPDIKYSQSASSLSTVGSFVSACAYPTSNQYGVYGPPGAGYVPPGHHWQTQGSPLGHSVTVHGGDIAAPVTFKHREVVNRKPNSPNIKIPETLSNVHGLPLPASSS, from the exons ATGTTGCAGCACGGAATGG AACAGAATTATGGCGAAGTGAACCAGCTGGGAGGTGTGTTTGTCAATGGGAGACCCCTGCCCAATGCGATCAGACTGAGGATCGTGGAGTTGGCGCAGCTGGGGATCAGGCCTTGCGATATCAGCCGACAATTGCGCGTCTCTCACGGATGTGTCAGTAAAATCCTGGCCCGTTACAACGAGACCGGCTCTATATTGCCCGGGGCTATCGGAGGCAGCAAACCCAGAGTCACCACCCCCACCGTAGTGAAACACATCAGGGACTACAAACAGGGCGACCCCGGCATCTTCGCTTGGGAAATCAGGGACAGACTTCTGGCAGACAACGTGTGCGACAAGTACAACGTCCCCTCTGTCAGCTCCATCAGTCGGATATTAAGGAATAAAATCGGCAACTTGTCTCAACCCAACCAGTATGAGAGCCCCAAGCAGTCTCCATCCCAGCCAACGTTACCCTACAACCCGCTGTATCAGTATCCCTACCCCAATCCCATCTCCCCTGGCTCTACCAAGGGGGGCTCTCATCACCCAGGGGTGCACATGCCCACGGGACATGTCAATATTGCCAGGCAGTGGCCCTCGGCTCATTCTGTCAACAACATTCTGGGGATCCGGTATGGATTCATGGACCAAA GCCCTATTGCCGGCACCGAGGGCTCTGTGTATTCTCCAAAAATGGAAGACTGGGCCAGTGTCAATCGATCAGGCTTCCCTGGCAGTCAGAATATGAACGGCCTGGAGAAATCTGTGGTGGAGCCTGATATCAAATACTCACAG TCGGCCTCCAGTCTCTCTACAGTGGGCAGCTTTGTCTCAGCCTGTGCCTACCCTACCAGCAACCAATATGGGGTTTATGGCCCCCCAGGAGCTGGATACGTCCCCCCAGGACACCACTGGCAGACACAGGGCAGTCCTCTCGGGCACAGCGTGACGGTACATGGAGGTGACATTGCAGCCCCAGTGACATTCAAACACAGGGAAG TGGTGAACAGGAAACCAAACAGCCCTAATATAAAAATCCCAGAGACCTTGAGTAACGTACATGGACTTCCACTCCCAGCTTCATCCTCTTAA
- the pax1.S gene encoding paired box 1 S homeolog isoform X2 — MGLPQSKRKPSKLVVRVVLVRVQGDIPVRQIGLQQTGMEQNYGEVNQLGGVFVNGRPLPNAIRLRIVELAQLGIRPCDISRQLRVSHGCVSKILARYNETGSILPGAIGGSKPRVTTPTVVKHIRDYKQGDPGIFAWEIRDRLLADNVCDKYNVPSVSSISRILRNKIGNLSQPNQYESPKQSPSQPTLPYNPLYQYPYPNPISPGSTKGGSHHPGVHMPTGHVNIARQWPSAHSVNNILGIRYGFMDQSPIAGTEGSVYSPKMEDWASVNRSGFPGSQNMNGLEKSVVEPDIKYSQSASSLSTVGSFVSACAYPTSNQYGVYGPPGAGYVPPGHHWQTQGSPLGHSVTVHGVVNRKPNSPNIKIPETLSNVHGLPLPASSS; from the exons ATGGGGCTGCCACAGAGCAAGAGAAAGCCATCAAAGCTTGTAGTCAGAGTTGTTTTAGTGCGAGTGCAGGGAGACATTCCAGTGAGACAGATAGGGTTACAGCAGACCGGAATGG AACAGAATTATGGCGAAGTGAACCAGCTGGGAGGTGTGTTTGTCAATGGGAGACCCCTGCCCAATGCGATCAGACTGAGGATCGTGGAGTTGGCGCAGCTGGGGATCAGGCCTTGCGATATCAGCCGACAATTGCGCGTCTCTCACGGATGTGTCAGTAAAATCCTGGCCCGTTACAACGAGACCGGCTCTATATTGCCCGGGGCTATCGGAGGCAGCAAACCCAGAGTCACCACCCCCACCGTAGTGAAACACATCAGGGACTACAAACAGGGCGACCCCGGCATCTTCGCTTGGGAAATCAGGGACAGACTTCTGGCAGACAACGTGTGCGACAAGTACAACGTCCCCTCTGTCAGCTCCATCAGTCGGATATTAAGGAATAAAATCGGCAACTTGTCTCAACCCAACCAGTATGAGAGCCCCAAGCAGTCTCCATCCCAGCCAACGTTACCCTACAACCCGCTGTATCAGTATCCCTACCCCAATCCCATCTCCCCTGGCTCTACCAAGGGGGGCTCTCATCACCCAGGGGTGCACATGCCCACGGGACATGTCAATATTGCCAGGCAGTGGCCCTCGGCTCATTCTGTCAACAACATTCTGGGGATCCGGTATGGATTCATGGACCAAA GCCCTATTGCCGGCACCGAGGGCTCTGTGTATTCTCCAAAAATGGAAGACTGGGCCAGTGTCAATCGATCAGGCTTCCCTGGCAGTCAGAATATGAACGGCCTGGAGAAATCTGTGGTGGAGCCTGATATCAAATACTCACAG TCGGCCTCCAGTCTCTCTACAGTGGGCAGCTTTGTCTCAGCCTGTGCCTACCCTACCAGCAACCAATATGGGGTTTATGGCCCCCCAGGAGCTGGATACGTCCCCCCAGGACACCACTGGCAGACACAGGGCAGTCCTCTCGGGCACAGCGTGACGGTACATGGAG TGGTGAACAGGAAACCAAACAGCCCTAATATAAAAATCCCAGAGACCTTGAGTAACGTACATGGACTTCCACTCCCAGCTTCATCCTCTTAA
- the pax1.S gene encoding paired box 1 S homeolog isoform X1 yields MGLPQSKRKPSKLVVRVVLVRVQGDIPVRQIGLQQTGMEQNYGEVNQLGGVFVNGRPLPNAIRLRIVELAQLGIRPCDISRQLRVSHGCVSKILARYNETGSILPGAIGGSKPRVTTPTVVKHIRDYKQGDPGIFAWEIRDRLLADNVCDKYNVPSVSSISRILRNKIGNLSQPNQYESPKQSPSQPTLPYNPLYQYPYPNPISPGSTKGGSHHPGVHMPTGHVNIARQWPSAHSVNNILGIRYGFMDQSPIAGTEGSVYSPKMEDWASVNRSGFPGSQNMNGLEKSVVEPDIKYSQSASSLSTVGSFVSACAYPTSNQYGVYGPPGAGYVPPGHHWQTQGSPLGHSVTVHGGDIAAPVTFKHREVVNRKPNSPNIKIPETLSNVHGLPLPASSS; encoded by the exons ATGGGGCTGCCACAGAGCAAGAGAAAGCCATCAAAGCTTGTAGTCAGAGTTGTTTTAGTGCGAGTGCAGGGAGACATTCCAGTGAGACAGATAGGGTTACAGCAGACCGGAATGG AACAGAATTATGGCGAAGTGAACCAGCTGGGAGGTGTGTTTGTCAATGGGAGACCCCTGCCCAATGCGATCAGACTGAGGATCGTGGAGTTGGCGCAGCTGGGGATCAGGCCTTGCGATATCAGCCGACAATTGCGCGTCTCTCACGGATGTGTCAGTAAAATCCTGGCCCGTTACAACGAGACCGGCTCTATATTGCCCGGGGCTATCGGAGGCAGCAAACCCAGAGTCACCACCCCCACCGTAGTGAAACACATCAGGGACTACAAACAGGGCGACCCCGGCATCTTCGCTTGGGAAATCAGGGACAGACTTCTGGCAGACAACGTGTGCGACAAGTACAACGTCCCCTCTGTCAGCTCCATCAGTCGGATATTAAGGAATAAAATCGGCAACTTGTCTCAACCCAACCAGTATGAGAGCCCCAAGCAGTCTCCATCCCAGCCAACGTTACCCTACAACCCGCTGTATCAGTATCCCTACCCCAATCCCATCTCCCCTGGCTCTACCAAGGGGGGCTCTCATCACCCAGGGGTGCACATGCCCACGGGACATGTCAATATTGCCAGGCAGTGGCCCTCGGCTCATTCTGTCAACAACATTCTGGGGATCCGGTATGGATTCATGGACCAAA GCCCTATTGCCGGCACCGAGGGCTCTGTGTATTCTCCAAAAATGGAAGACTGGGCCAGTGTCAATCGATCAGGCTTCCCTGGCAGTCAGAATATGAACGGCCTGGAGAAATCTGTGGTGGAGCCTGATATCAAATACTCACAG TCGGCCTCCAGTCTCTCTACAGTGGGCAGCTTTGTCTCAGCCTGTGCCTACCCTACCAGCAACCAATATGGGGTTTATGGCCCCCCAGGAGCTGGATACGTCCCCCCAGGACACCACTGGCAGACACAGGGCAGTCCTCTCGGGCACAGCGTGACGGTACATGGAGGTGACATTGCAGCCCCAGTGACATTCAAACACAGGGAAG TGGTGAACAGGAAACCAAACAGCCCTAATATAAAAATCCCAGAGACCTTGAGTAACGTACATGGACTTCCACTCCCAGCTTCATCCTCTTAA